In a single window of the Sediminicoccus sp. KRV36 genome:
- a CDS encoding RidA family protein — protein sequence MTTPLEHVFVEGQFKVAAPLSPAVKVGNLLFISGIPAYDEQGKLAIGDFPAQMKQTMATITGILESVGAGWDRVAKVNVLLTRREDFEEMNRIYAAHFPDGKYPARTTAIVYSLPRPNFLLEIEAVAVLD from the coding sequence ATGACAACGCCGCTGGAGCATGTTTTCGTCGAGGGCCAGTTCAAGGTGGCGGCCCCGCTCTCACCCGCGGTGAAGGTGGGCAACCTGCTCTTCATCTCGGGCATCCCCGCCTATGACGAGCAGGGCAAGCTCGCCATCGGCGATTTTCCGGCCCAGATGAAGCAGACCATGGCCACCATCACCGGCATCCTGGAAAGCGTGGGTGCCGGCTGGGACCGTGTGGCCAAGGTGAATGTGCTGCTGACGCGGCGCGAGGATTTCGAGGAGATGAACCGCATCTACGCGGCGCACTTCCCCGACGGGAAATATCCGGCACGCACCACGGCCATCGTCTATTCCCTGCCACGCCCGAATTTCCTCCTGGAGATCGAGGCGGTGGCGGTGCTGGATTGA